Proteins from a genomic interval of Desulfovibrio aminophilus DSM 12254:
- a CDS encoding tetratricopeptide repeat protein yields the protein MSASSKTVKEFIARAKSYIQRNDYLRTLKALCQALELLQGSQIFGRERFEVNVLLDEALRDLSGMKQIKRVFPQGIHYEKGQEKTLWRTLTRMHDKLEAAIEKVRVEKIRAQKLELDEMLMKAQDFLSKKEPLEARKLFRKASELYPEEKNLPVDIGNRLMMAGLFVEALEYFKRGMEVDSSDPRPYQFSILCHEATGELDKAEEVVKETLRRFGGNESIYLRMAKLALQKRQWSEAYDAVAQALQLNPTNQEGLKILKQVGPRIFGAGFDPTKSLPSKAPKGAGEDAAKAPTRAPGAPIKLDL from the coding sequence ATGTCGGCCAGCTCCAAGACGGTCAAGGAATTCATCGCCAGGGCCAAGTCCTATATCCAGCGCAACGATTATCTTCGTACGCTCAAGGCCCTCTGCCAGGCCCTGGAGCTGCTCCAGGGCAGCCAGATCTTCGGCCGCGAACGCTTCGAGGTGAACGTGCTTCTGGACGAGGCCCTGCGCGACCTCTCCGGCATGAAGCAGATCAAGCGCGTCTTCCCCCAGGGAATCCACTACGAGAAGGGCCAGGAAAAGACCCTCTGGCGTACGCTCACGCGCATGCACGACAAGCTCGAGGCGGCCATCGAGAAGGTCCGCGTGGAGAAGATCCGGGCCCAGAAGCTGGAACTGGACGAGATGCTCATGAAGGCCCAGGACTTCCTGTCCAAGAAGGAACCCCTGGAAGCGCGCAAGCTGTTCCGCAAGGCCTCCGAGTTGTACCCGGAGGAGAAGAACCTGCCCGTGGACATCGGCAACCGCCTGATGATGGCCGGGCTCTTCGTGGAGGCCCTGGAGTACTTCAAGCGCGGCATGGAAGTCGACTCCTCCGATCCCCGGCCCTATCAGTTCTCGATCCTCTGCCACGAGGCGACGGGTGAGTTGGACAAGGCCGAGGAGGTTGTCAAGGAGACCTTGCGCCGCTTCGGCGGCAACGAGAGCATCTACCTGCGCATGGCCAAGTTGGCCCTGCAGAAGCGCCAATGGTCCGAGGCCTATGACGCCGTGGCCCAGGCGCTCCAACTCAATCCCACCAACCAGGAAGGCCTCAAGATTCTCAAGCAGGTGGGACCGCGCATCTTCGGCGCGGGCTTCGACCCTACCAAAAGCCTGCCCTCCAAGGCTCCGAAGGGCGCCGGCGAAGACGCGGCCAAGGCCCCGACCCGGGCTCCGGGCGCACCCATCAAGCTCGATCTGTAG
- the trpA gene encoding tryptophan synthase subunit alpha, translating to MNSLLTEKITAAKAAGRLGLIPFLPGGYPDKAGFWDALAALDAGGADIIEIGMPFSDPVADGPVVEAASLQALEQGVNLTWILSGLAEQRSRLSAGIVLMGYFNPVLQYGLERFAEDAAKAGVNGLILADVPFEEAGEIRALLAARNIDLIPLVGLNTSRERMKLYAGNARGFVYFVSVLGTTGERTSLPDEVRQGLALARECFDIPLALGFGIKSPEQLKELSGLIDAAVFGSSLIRHLDAGGDSAGFMARWTK from the coding sequence ATGAATTCGCTTCTCACCGAGAAAATCACGGCGGCCAAGGCCGCCGGACGGCTGGGCCTCATCCCCTTCCTGCCCGGAGGCTACCCGGACAAGGCGGGCTTCTGGGACGCCCTGGCGGCCCTGGACGCGGGCGGGGCCGACATCATCGAGATCGGCATGCCCTTCTCCGACCCCGTGGCCGACGGTCCCGTGGTCGAGGCGGCCTCGCTCCAGGCCCTGGAGCAGGGCGTGAACCTGACCTGGATTCTCTCCGGGCTGGCCGAGCAACGGTCCCGGCTGAGCGCGGGCATCGTGCTCATGGGCTACTTCAACCCCGTGCTCCAGTACGGCCTGGAGCGTTTCGCCGAAGACGCGGCCAAGGCCGGGGTCAACGGCCTGATTCTTGCCGACGTGCCCTTCGAGGAGGCCGGGGAAATCCGCGCCCTCCTGGCCGCCCGGAACATCGACCTCATCCCCTTGGTGGGCCTGAATACCTCCCGGGAACGCATGAAGCTCTATGCCGGGAACGCCCGGGGCTTCGTCTACTTCGTCTCGGTGCTGGGCACCACGGGCGAGCGGACCAGCCTGCCGGACGAGGTGCGCCAGGGCCTGGCCCTGGCCCGGGAGTGTTTCGACATTCCCCTGGCCCTGGGCTTCGGCATCAAGTCCCCGGAACAGCTCAAGGAGCTGAGCGGGCTGATCGACGCGGCCGTGTTCGGGTCGAGCCTCATCCGGCACCTGGACGCGGGTGGCGACTCGGCGGGCTTCATGGCCCGCTGGACGAAATAG
- the pgm gene encoding phosphoglucomutase (alpha-D-glucose-1,6-bisphosphate-dependent) — translation MPLHPLAGKPAPRELLANIPRLVAAYYALAPDPAEPSHAVSFGTSGHRGSSLRQSFNEAHILAIAQAIVEQRAARGVTGPLFLGMDTHALSEPALMTALEVLAAGGVETRIQAGRGYTPTPVISHAILTHNRGRTAGLADGIVITPSHNPPEDGGFKYNPPEGGPADAASTKAIQDRANELLRGGLAGVRRVPFARALKAATTREYDYVGPYVADLGNILDLGPAASAGLSIGVDPLGGSGVAFWDPIAERYGLKLEVVNRNVDPTFSFMTVDKDGKIRMDCSSPQAMASLIAHRDRFDVAFGNDPDFDRHGIVTRGSGLLNPNHYLAVAVDYLFRGRTGWSATAAVGKTLVSSSLIDRVAARLGRSLCEVPVGFKWFVDGLLDGSLGFGGEESAGASFLRKDGTVWTTDKDGIIMDLLAVEITAATGRDPGEIYGDLTRDLGAPLYERMDVACTPEQKAAFASLTPEMVAASELAGEPIRSRLTRAPGNGKPFGGLKVTTDNGWFAARPSGTEDVYKIYAESFLGPEHLKRLQGEAKDMVRKAFAAAGA, via the coding sequence ATGCCCCTGCACCCCCTGGCCGGGAAACCGGCCCCGCGCGAACTGCTGGCCAACATCCCCCGTCTGGTGGCGGCTTACTATGCCCTGGCCCCGGACCCGGCCGAGCCGTCCCACGCCGTGTCCTTCGGCACCTCCGGCCACCGGGGCTCGTCCCTGCGCCAGTCCTTCAACGAGGCGCACATCCTGGCCATCGCCCAGGCCATCGTGGAGCAGCGCGCGGCCCGGGGCGTCACGGGCCCCCTGTTCCTGGGCATGGACACCCACGCCCTGTCCGAGCCCGCGCTGATGACCGCCCTGGAGGTTCTGGCGGCCGGAGGCGTGGAGACGCGCATCCAGGCCGGGCGCGGCTACACCCCGACACCGGTGATCTCTCACGCCATCCTGACCCACAACCGGGGCCGGACCGCCGGTCTGGCCGACGGGATCGTCATCACTCCCTCGCACAACCCGCCCGAGGACGGCGGCTTCAAGTACAACCCGCCCGAGGGCGGACCGGCCGACGCGGCCAGCACCAAGGCCATTCAGGACCGGGCCAACGAACTGCTGCGCGGCGGGCTCGCGGGCGTGCGGCGTGTGCCATTCGCCCGCGCCCTGAAGGCGGCGACCACGCGTGAGTATGATTATGTCGGGCCCTACGTGGCCGACCTGGGAAACATTCTGGACCTGGGCCCGGCGGCCTCGGCGGGCCTGTCCATCGGCGTGGACCCCCTGGGCGGCTCGGGCGTGGCCTTCTGGGATCCCATCGCGGAGCGCTACGGGCTCAAGCTTGAGGTGGTCAATCGGAACGTGGACCCGACCTTCTCCTTCATGACCGTGGACAAGGACGGCAAGATCCGCATGGACTGCTCCTCGCCCCAGGCCATGGCCTCGCTCATCGCCCACCGCGACCGCTTCGACGTGGCCTTCGGCAACGACCCGGACTTCGACCGCCACGGCATCGTCACGCGCGGCTCGGGGTTGCTCAACCCCAACCACTACCTGGCCGTGGCCGTGGACTACCTCTTCCGCGGCCGCACCGGTTGGAGCGCCACGGCGGCCGTGGGCAAGACCCTGGTCTCCAGTTCGCTCATCGACCGCGTGGCCGCGCGCCTGGGCCGGAGCCTGTGCGAAGTGCCCGTGGGCTTCAAGTGGTTCGTGGACGGATTGCTGGACGGCTCCCTGGGCTTCGGGGGCGAGGAGTCGGCCGGGGCTTCGTTCCTGCGCAAGGACGGCACGGTCTGGACCACGGACAAGGACGGCATCATCATGGACCTCCTGGCCGTGGAGATCACCGCCGCCACCGGCCGCGACCCCGGCGAAATATACGGCGACCTGACCCGCGACCTGGGCGCGCCGCTCTACGAGCGCATGGATGTGGCCTGCACCCCGGAGCAGAAGGCGGCCTTCGCCTCGCTGACGCCGGAGATGGTCGCGGCCTCGGAGCTGGCCGGGGAGCCCATCCGCTCGCGGCTCACCCGGGCCCCGGGCAACGGCAAGCCCTTCGGCGGGCTCAAGGTGACCACGGACAACGGCTGGTTCGCGGCCCGGCCCTCGGGTACCGAGGACGTCTACAAGATCTACGCCGAGAGCTTCCTCGGCCCTGAGCACCTCAAGCGCCTCCAGGGCGAGGCCAAGGACATGGTGCGCAAGGCTTTCGCCGCTGCCGGGGCCTGA
- a CDS encoding PAS domain-containing hybrid sensor histidine kinase/response regulator, producing the protein MSSAFSGHLLARTRAWIWSSIALSVLVCGSIAWLHGRQGRDMARALDALDKIRIARVELSKGFLFASLGNDPNLPFSREQGLALLRQALHVLEEGGGALKPDDQTSVHILKRSMDRFQASLEKWRETGGRTPEAETDLRIAFHDLERTANRMDTASRAELKRRMARADSMFLVALAVAAGLLLAASWAVFLVLRARDRADAALQDSERRFRATFEQAAVGIAHVSLEGRWLRVNETLCRITGYSREELLARSFQDITHPDDLDTDMEHAALLLEGRISTYTLEKRYIRKSGRTVWVNLTVALAHGDSDEPRYFISAVQDIEARKRAEEALRRSEARFRHLFDAVGAIAVRGYDENLRVVYWNAAGEQLYGYSAAEALGQTLGELLQPTGPAALDAAAVRRRIAAGELLPSGEQTLRRKDGARVTVFTSAVAQDRGEGGFDLFCLDVDLTELNKVKEELIRSKEAAEAASTAKSQFLATMSHEIRTPLNGVLGMLQLARTTELDGEQREYVETAMTSARGLLRLLSDILDISRIESGRMPLEVADFDLGEVLQPIAAAFQREAEIKGLRFACVADPAGAARLAGDAGRIRQVLYNLVGNAIKYTERGEVELELFLLPSRTAPGIMDLHLYVADTGIGIPADRLRDVFEIFTQVDGSFARRFGGAGLGLSIVRHLVRLMDGGLSLCSEEGVGTEAHVVLPLPQASASAAQADAEEGEHAPVGPAWRILVVEDDRVNLLTSTSFLRKQGHAPTGVCNGQEALAALERERFDCVLMDVQMPVMDGLEATRRIRSSIGGNFDPKIPVVALTAYAMPSDRELFLQAGMNDYVSKPVEMDDLRRVLERVMRRRPRRG; encoded by the coding sequence ATGTCATCGGCGTTCAGCGGGCACTTGCTGGCCCGCACACGGGCCTGGATATGGTCTTCCATCGCCTTGTCGGTCCTGGTCTGCGGTTCCATCGCCTGGCTCCATGGGCGACAGGGACGGGATATGGCCCGCGCGCTGGATGCCTTGGACAAGATCCGTATCGCCCGCGTGGAGCTGTCCAAGGGGTTTCTCTTCGCTTCCCTGGGAAACGACCCGAACCTTCCGTTCAGCCGGGAACAGGGACTGGCCCTGCTGCGCCAGGCCTTGCACGTCCTGGAGGAGGGCGGCGGGGCGCTCAAACCGGACGACCAGACCTCGGTGCATATCCTCAAGCGGAGCATGGACCGCTTCCAGGCCAGTTTGGAGAAATGGCGCGAGACGGGAGGCCGCACTCCGGAGGCGGAGACGGATCTGCGCATCGCCTTTCACGACCTGGAGCGCACGGCGAACCGGATGGACACGGCGAGCCGGGCCGAACTCAAACGACGCATGGCCCGCGCCGATTCAATGTTTCTGGTGGCTCTGGCTGTGGCGGCCGGACTTCTCCTGGCCGCGAGCTGGGCGGTGTTCCTCGTCCTGCGCGCCAGGGACCGAGCGGACGCCGCGCTCCAGGACAGTGAACGCCGCTTCCGGGCCACCTTCGAGCAGGCGGCGGTGGGCATCGCTCATGTTTCCCTGGAAGGCCGCTGGCTGCGGGTCAACGAGACGCTTTGCCGCATTACGGGGTATTCTCGCGAGGAACTGCTGGCGCGCAGCTTCCAGGACATCACGCATCCCGACGACTTGGACACGGATATGGAGCATGCGGCGCTGCTTCTGGAAGGCAGGATCAGCACCTACACCCTGGAGAAACGATACATCCGCAAGAGCGGCCGGACCGTCTGGGTGAACCTCACCGTGGCCCTTGCGCACGGCGATTCCGACGAGCCGCGCTATTTCATCTCGGCCGTCCAAGATATCGAGGCGCGCAAGCGGGCCGAGGAGGCCCTGCGCCGGAGCGAGGCCCGCTTCCGCCACCTCTTTGACGCGGTGGGAGCCATCGCCGTGCGCGGCTATGATGAAAACCTGCGGGTCGTGTACTGGAACGCGGCTGGGGAACAGCTTTACGGCTATTCCGCGGCCGAGGCGTTGGGCCAGACCCTGGGGGAGCTGCTCCAGCCGACCGGACCGGCGGCGCTGGACGCGGCCGCGGTGCGCCGCCGCATCGCCGCCGGGGAGCTCTTGCCATCGGGCGAACAGACCTTGCGCCGCAAGGACGGCGCCAGAGTGACCGTATTCACCAGCGCGGTGGCGCAGGACCGGGGCGAGGGCGGGTTCGACCTGTTCTGCCTGGACGTGGATCTCACCGAGCTGAACAAGGTCAAGGAGGAACTGATCCGCTCCAAGGAGGCGGCGGAGGCCGCCAGCACGGCCAAATCCCAGTTCCTGGCCACCATGAGCCACGAGATACGGACTCCGCTCAACGGCGTTCTCGGTATGCTCCAGCTGGCCCGGACCACGGAGCTGGACGGGGAACAACGGGAATATGTGGAAACCGCCATGACCTCCGCGCGGGGCTTGTTGCGACTGCTTTCGGACATCCTGGACATCTCGCGGATCGAATCCGGCCGCATGCCGCTGGAGGTTGCCGACTTCGACCTGGGCGAGGTGCTCCAGCCCATCGCCGCCGCATTCCAGCGCGAGGCCGAGATCAAGGGGCTGCGCTTCGCCTGCGTCGCCGATCCGGCGGGCGCGGCGCGGTTGGCGGGCGACGCCGGAAGAATCCGCCAGGTGCTCTACAACCTCGTCGGCAACGCCATCAAGTATACCGAGCGCGGCGAGGTTGAACTGGAGCTGTTCCTCCTGCCTTCGCGCACCGCTCCTGGAATCATGGACCTACATCTGTATGTGGCGGATACCGGCATCGGCATCCCCGCCGACCGCCTTCGGGACGTGTTCGAAATCTTCACCCAGGTGGACGGCTCCTTCGCCCGGCGTTTCGGCGGCGCGGGCCTGGGCCTGAGCATCGTCCGCCACCTGGTACGGCTCATGGACGGGGGCCTGAGCCTCTGCAGCGAGGAAGGCGTGGGCACCGAGGCGCACGTGGTCCTTCCCTTGCCCCAGGCGTCCGCCTCCGCCGCGCAGGCGGACGCGGAGGAGGGCGAACACGCCCCGGTCGGCCCGGCCTGGCGCATCCTCGTGGTCGAGGACGACCGCGTCAACCTCCTCACCTCCACGAGTTTTCTGCGCAAGCAGGGGCATGCCCCGACGGGCGTCTGCAATGGCCAGGAGGCTCTGGCCGCGCTGGAGCGGGAACGTTTCGACTGCGTGCTCATGGACGTCCAGATGCCGGTCATGGATGGCTTGGAGGCCACGCGTCGCATCCGCTCCTCTATCGGAGGAAACTTCGATCCGAAGATTCCGGTGGTGGCGCTCACGGCCTACGCCATGCCCAGCGACCGTGAGCTGTTTCTCCAGGCCGGGATGAACGATTACGTCTCCAAGCCCGTGGAGATGGATGACCTGCGGCGCGTCCTGGAGCGGGTCATGCGCCGCAGGCCCCGGCGGGGCTGA
- a CDS encoding Mut7-C RNAse domain-containing protein produces MEKTDDVRVECSGDLASLVRRPGGGIARYTLERRASVKDVLEALGVPHTEVYGIKVDGGTVDFGHVLEPGQIVRAEPAAPPVDVTVPTPLRPRALPGLRFLVDENVAKLAPLLRALGFDAVHDRRSGDARIARLAADEGRVVLSRDRALLKRSAITWGRLIRAAMPLEQLVEVLDLFGARKAPAPFSRCLRCNAELAAVDKREVLHRLEPKTRLYYDEFRLCPVCRRIYWRGSHQEHMRGSLLRAGVILAD; encoded by the coding sequence ATGGAAAAGACGGACGACGTGCGCGTGGAATGTTCCGGCGATCTGGCCTCCCTGGTTCGGCGGCCCGGCGGCGGAATCGCGCGCTACACGCTGGAGCGCCGCGCCTCGGTCAAGGACGTGCTGGAGGCCCTGGGCGTGCCCCACACCGAGGTCTACGGGATCAAAGTGGATGGCGGGACCGTGGATTTCGGGCACGTCCTGGAGCCGGGCCAAATCGTGCGTGCTGAACCCGCCGCGCCGCCGGTGGACGTGACCGTGCCCACGCCGTTGCGGCCTCGCGCCCTGCCCGGACTGCGCTTTCTGGTGGATGAGAACGTGGCCAAGCTGGCGCCCCTGTTGCGGGCGCTGGGATTTGACGCGGTCCATGACCGCCGCTCGGGAGATGCGCGCATCGCCCGCCTGGCCGCCGACGAGGGCCGGGTTGTGCTTTCCCGGGACCGAGCCCTGCTCAAACGCTCCGCGATCACTTGGGGGCGCCTGATCCGGGCGGCCATGCCCCTGGAACAGCTGGTCGAGGTGCTCGACCTGTTCGGGGCGCGCAAGGCCCCCGCGCCCTTCAGCCGCTGCCTGCGCTGCAACGCGGAGTTGGCGGCGGTGGACAAGCGGGAGGTTCTGCACCGGCTGGAGCCGAAGACCCGCCTGTACTACGACGAGTTCCGCCTTTGCCCGGTCTGCCGCAGGATTTATTGGCGCGGTTCGCACCAGGAGCACATGCGCGGCTCCCTGCTGCGCGCGGGGGTGATCCTGGCTGACTGA
- a CDS encoding transporter substrate-binding domain-containing protein, with protein sequence MTGLPGKWFPWAAATVLVVIAAAVWLGRGDSSLDRAREAGMIHVGYAVEAPYAFLSSHGEVTGESPEVARVIAGRLGIGRIEWRQAEFGVLIDELLSGRVDVIAAGMFITPERARRVAFSEPTFHVQPALLVPRGNPRGIHSYSQALATKDVRVAVLSGAIEESLLKGLGARESQLASVPDALTGRVAVESGYAAGLALSSPTIHWMELCDELGRTEAAQPFTAPEAYQTAGLGYGAFVFRKDDRALLAAWNRELKTFVGGPEHRALVSRFGFGEAELPGATTTEDILGR encoded by the coding sequence ATGACCGGATTGCCGGGCAAGTGGTTCCCCTGGGCGGCGGCGACCGTCCTGGTCGTGATCGCCGCCGCGGTCTGGCTGGGGCGGGGCGACTCCTCCCTGGACCGCGCGCGCGAGGCGGGCATGATTCACGTGGGCTACGCCGTGGAGGCGCCCTACGCCTTTCTTTCCTCCCATGGCGAGGTCACGGGTGAATCCCCGGAAGTGGCGCGGGTCATCGCTGGACGACTGGGCATCGGCCGCATCGAGTGGCGTCAGGCCGAATTCGGAGTGCTCATTGACGAATTGTTGAGCGGCCGGGTGGACGTGATCGCGGCGGGCATGTTCATCACCCCGGAACGAGCCCGGCGGGTGGCCTTTTCCGAGCCGACCTTCCATGTGCAACCCGCGCTGCTTGTTCCCCGGGGCAATCCGCGCGGCATCCATTCCTACTCCCAGGCCCTGGCAACGAAGGATGTCCGCGTGGCGGTGCTCTCCGGCGCGATCGAGGAATCCCTCCTCAAGGGGTTGGGCGCAAGGGAATCCCAACTGGCCTCGGTTCCCGACGCGCTCACCGGTAGGGTGGCCGTGGAGTCGGGCTATGCCGCCGGACTGGCCCTGTCCTCGCCCACGATCCACTGGATGGAACTGTGCGACGAGTTGGGCCGGACCGAGGCGGCGCAGCCGTTCACAGCGCCCGAGGCCTACCAAACCGCCGGATTGGGATACGGAGCCTTCGTCTTCCGCAAGGATGACCGGGCCTTGTTGGCGGCCTGGAATCGTGAGCTGAAGACCTTCGTCGGCGGCCCGGAGCACCGGGCCCTGGTGTCCCGTTTCGGCTTCGGCGAGGCCGAGCTTCCCGGGGCCACGACCACGGAGGATATCCTCGGGCGATGA